A region from the Lolium perenne isolate Kyuss_39 chromosome 4, Kyuss_2.0, whole genome shotgun sequence genome encodes:
- the LOC127347888 gene encoding uncharacterized protein, translating to MADPGFHSRADIPDHLREAVDRHISDMFPGEMHNDLRSKLKEMWKTIFISSMIRTGRGLADQMRDMVSLLSIELKKQPCACKRKEPETGNVVGGSSVAQKGDGNADTDSDYCLEDCCLERSGPCTCKGKEPETENVVGGSSVAQKGDGNADTDSDYCLEDCCLERSGPCTCKGKEPETENVVGGSNVSQEYET from the exons ATGGCAGATCCAGGTTTTCACTCTCGTGCTGATATTCCTGACCATCTTCGTGAAGCAGTCGATCGTCACATCTCAGATATGTTTCCTGGTGAAATGCATAATGAT TTACGTTCTAAGCTGAAAGAAATGTGGAAGACTATCTTCATTTCGTCGATGATAAGAACGGGACGTGGTCTTGCTGATCAGATGCGTGATATGGTTTCTCTTTTGTCAATTGAGTTGAAGAAGCAGCCATGTGCTTGCAAGAGAAAGGAGCCTGAAACTGGAAATGTTGTTGGAGGTAGTTCTGTGGCACAGAAGGGTGATGGCAATGCAGACACTGATTCTGATTATTGTCTTGAGGATTGTTGTCTTGAGCGTTCGGGGCCATGTACATGCAAGGGAAAGGAGCCTGAAACTGAAAATGTTGTTGGAGGTAGTTCTGTGGCACAGAAGGGTGATGGCAATGCAGACACTGATTCTGATTATTGTCTTGAGGATTGTTGTCTTGAGCGTTCGGGGCCATGTACATGCAAGGGAAAGGAGCCTGAAACTGAAAATGTTGTTGGAGGTAGTAATGTGTCTCAGGAGTATGAAACATAA